The region GTTGATCGTCAGACCAGAACCAAAACTGATGCTGTCTTTTTGACCGATACGTACATTCACACCCAAGTTACCAGAAAGGTAAGACAATGATTCCGCTGTCGCAGAAGCACGGTAGTTCGGGCGAATTGAACCAAATGGATCGTTGATGGAGCCACCAGAATAAGAGAAATCTGATTTAAGTGACCATTTAGATTTAGAACCCAAAGATGCACGCATACGAGCATCAGTGATCTCTTCGTCAACGTCCTTCATTTTTTCTGTTGGCTTCTTAAGATCTTCGATTTTTGAAGTCGAAGTGTTTGTCGAAGAAGCGGCACCAATCTTTGCAGAACTTGATTGCGCTCCGGCTTGCATCGCAGAGAAAGTAAGAGCTGCGATAAGTAGAGAAAGATTTTGTTTCATTAGTCCTCCTAATAACGAGGACTGTTATATGTCACCCGGCCGGTTTTCACCAGCCGGAAAGTGGCACTTCACCAAAAATGATTAAGATTTTTCAGAGAAATCTAAAGGTTCACAAGGGAAAACAAAGCGCTCAAGCTTCGTTCCTCGGGACGCCTTCACGACTGCAATGTCCCCATCACGAAGGAAAGTGGCTAAATCTTTGCCAGCAGAATCGCTGAAATCTTTTTGGATCAAAGTTTCCTTAGAGAAATGAGACTTTTGCAGACCCTTCGTAAAAGCGTCGAAATCATCGCCAACGAAGTAAACTTTTTCAAAACCCGCTTTACCCACGCGCTCACCCAATTCCTCATGCAGTTGAGCAGAGGCAGAACCCATTTCCCTCATCTGTCCAAAGACGCCAACCTTACGGCCACTTACGCTTAACAATTGTACATTTTCTAGCAAAGCTTTCATGCTGTCTGGGTTTGCATTATAGGCATCAAAGATCATCTGAGCCCCTGATTTTAAGTGCACTAATTGATTACGACCCCAATTAGTTTTACATGCTGGCAGGCCATTCCAGATTTGCTCGGGGGTCATTCCCACTGCTAAAGCCAAAGCCGCTGCAGCCATGAGGTTCGTCAAATTCTGCGCACCGAAGACCTCCACGGTAGCTTGTCCTGAAACACCCTTAATGGAACCTTTAAGCACCAGCTGCTTCATGTTCATCGAATCAATCATCATATGAATGTCGGCACGTGGGTCTTCACTTGAGAAAGTAAGTACTTTATCTTGAGGGAATTTGTCGTGACCACGCACGAACATGTTGTGCGTTTGATCGTTGTCCAAGTTATAGATACGGATCGCGTTCTTTTTAGCGGCATTATAGATTTCTTCTTTGGCTTCAGCGACTTTTTCAATCGTGCCAAAGAATTCCATGTGCGCGCGACCTACCATTGTGCAAACCACAACATCAGGCTCTGCGATATTCACAAGCTCCGTGATTTCGCCGGCGTGATTCATACCCATTTCAATCACGGCTACTTCTTTTTTAGGATCAAGCTGTAGGAGTGTGAATGGCAC is a window of Bdellovibrio sp. SKB1291214 DNA encoding:
- a CDS encoding UDP-N-acetylmuramoyl-tripeptide--D-alanyl-D-alanine ligase, yielding MRAMDVQTVLKATGAQVISSFADRFSGIGTDTRADLKDQLFIALKGEAFDAHQFLDKAVAQGATVLMVHEDNAQVQALKSKVTILKVQDTLKALQQLGNWARHQASAQIVAITGSNGKTTTKEFTAALISTAKSVHYNKGSFNNHWGVPFTLLQLDPKKEVAVIEMGMNHAGEITELVNIAEPDVVVCTMVGRAHMEFFGTIEKVAEAKEEIYNAAKKNAIRIYNLDNDQTHNMFVRGHDKFPQDKVLTFSSEDPRADIHMMIDSMNMKQLVLKGSIKGVSGQATVEVFGAQNLTNLMAAAALALAVGMTPEQIWNGLPACKTNWGRNQLVHLKSGAQMIFDAYNANPDSMKALLENVQLLSVSGRKVGVFGQMREMGSASAQLHEELGERVGKAGFEKVYFVGDDFDAFTKGLQKSHFSKETLIQKDFSDSAGKDLATFLRDGDIAVVKASRGTKLERFVFPCEPLDFSEKS